In Burkholderia sp. WP9, a genomic segment contains:
- a CDS encoding nucleoside 2-deoxyribosyltransferase, whose amino-acid sequence MKKSLFKPFARPLPHRPKFYLASPLFSPAERLLNTELCTLLETAGGVYLPQRDGALVESLRLGSDRDDAAICQQVFVHDTNALEEADVIVAVLDGRALDEGVCIELGYGKAVGAFVVGYKTDIRTVLPWGQNPMLSGCVDVWVHSKEELSRWVVSAFEGREDM is encoded by the coding sequence ATGAAGAAGTCTCTTTTCAAGCCATTTGCAAGGCCGCTGCCCCACCGGCCGAAGTTCTATCTAGCGTCGCCTCTATTCAGCCCAGCGGAACGCCTTCTTAACACGGAGCTTTGCACTCTGCTTGAAACGGCCGGCGGAGTTTATTTACCTCAGCGCGATGGGGCGCTCGTCGAGTCGCTGCGGCTGGGGAGCGATCGTGACGACGCTGCCATCTGCCAGCAGGTTTTTGTACACGACACAAATGCACTCGAGGAGGCGGACGTCATCGTCGCCGTTCTCGACGGCCGCGCTTTAGACGAGGGTGTTTGCATAGAGTTGGGCTATGGCAAAGCAGTCGGTGCATTCGTCGTTGGCTACAAAACTGACATCCGAACGGTATTGCCATGGGGCCAAAATCCAATGCTTAGCGGTTGTGTTGACGTGTGGGTTCACTCCAAAGAGGAATTGAGTCGTTGGGTCGTCAGCGCTTTTGAGGGGCGCGAAGATATGTGA